Part of the Nicotiana sylvestris chromosome 2, ASM39365v2, whole genome shotgun sequence genome, AGTTGACGATCGAGGAGTTAGAGCAGGTTATACTGATCGAGCACCTATCGGATTGAAAGGTATACCCGGGCATGAGACTAACCCCCGAGCTTAGGAAAAAAATTATCGATTTTCTAAAATCTAATGCCGATTGTTTTGCCTAGTCCCATCTAGAGATGATAGGGATACCACCGGAGGTAACAAATTACAAATTGAGCTTGGATCCAAAGTTCCATCCGGTTAAGTAGAAGAGAAGGTTACAATCCGAGAACAAACAggcattcatcaaggatgaggtatctAAACTTCTGAAAATAGGCTCCATCTGGGAAGTTAATTACCCGGTTTGGTTAGCTAACATAGTAGTCGTACCTAAAATAGGAAACAAACTTAGGATGTGTGTATATTATAAGGATCTAAATAAAGTGTGTCCGAAGGAAACAAGCTAATGATCGAATGATCGACGCGACGGCCGGACACAAGATACTAAGTTTCTCGATgcttattctgggtacaaccaaatttggaTGGACCCAGACGatcaagaaaaaacttctttcataacCAAATTTGGCACCTACTGTTAAAACGTAATGCCGTTCAGACTAAAGAACATCGGTGCCACGTACTAACGCCTAGTTAAatggatgttcgaagaacaaatagggaaaccgatggaagtttatattgacaatatgttggttaagtccctgcgagcagaggaccatttgaaacatttgcaggaaaccttcgagatattgaggaagtacaacatgaagctaaatCCAGAGAAGTGTGCCTTCGAGGTCAGCTCAGGCAAGTTCCTCAGGTTTATGGTATCTAACTGGGGAATAGAGAACAACCTGGAAAAAAAAAAATCCATTAAAGATATCACCATAGTTGACAACGTTAAGGCAGTACAAAGACTGACCGGGCAGATAGCGCATTGCGCTGGTTTATTTTGAGATCATCGGATAAGAGCCATCGGTTTTTCTCACTattgaaaaagaagaacaatttctCTTGGACCCCAAAATGCCAACAAGATTGAGAAGAACTCAAGCGATACCTGTCGAGCCTTCACTTACTGCACACTCCGAAGGCGAACGAGCAACTATACCTCTATTTAGTGGTTTTTGAGGTGGTGGTAAGTGGTGTCCTGGTTGGGGAAGaagaaggtacacaatttcctatttattatgttatTAGAACTCTAGGTGATGCCGAAACATCGTATCGGCACATAGAAAAATTAGCGCTCAGCTTATTAAGCGCTCCTAGGATATTAAAACCAGACTTTTAGTGCCACTCCATATGTGTTGTGACCTCGTACTCACTAAGGAATGCCATGCATAAGCCCGAGCTCTCGGGCCAGTTGGCCAAATGAGTCGTAGAAtagtgggtacgatatcgagtataaACCTTGGACCACCATAAAATGTCAGATTTTGGCGGACTTTGTGGCCGACATTAAGTCGACCTTGGTCCCCGAGGTCGAGAAGGAATTGCTACTCACTTCGGAGATTAGCTCGGGGATTTGGACCCTATTCACGAACAGTGTTTTCAACACGAAGGGGTCTGGGATCGGTATCGTATTAAAAGCACCTACGAATAACATAATTAGGCAGTCTATTAGAAtagtaaaattgactaacaacaaaGCCGATTATGACGCTATGATTGTAGGTATAGAACTAGCTAAGATCTTAGGGGCTGAGTGATCGAGGCCAAATATGACTCCCTCCTTGTCGTAAACCAAGTCAACGGGACGTTCGAAGTAAAATAGGAATGTATGCGGAGTTACTTGGACAAGTTATAGGTGACCTTACACCAATTCAAGGAATGGACTCTACATCACGTATCTCGGGATCAAAATAGCGAGGCCGATACATTAGCCAACTTGGGGTCGTCTGTCGACTCCGATGAATTGGACTCCTGGGCAATGGTACAGTTGATGAATTCGATGGTAGAAGAAGGTCACGCCGAGGTGAACTCGACAAGCTTGACCTGGGACTAGAGAAACAAGTACATAGACTacctgaagaaaggaaaattacTATCGGACCCCATTAAGTCAAGAGCCCTACGCGCCAAAGCTGCCAAGTTCAGCTTAGTCAAGGGGAAATTGTTCAAAAGATCCTTTTTTGGGCTACTATCCAGGTGTGTGGGTCTGGGGGAGACTGACTATGCCATGAGAGAAGTAGACGAGGTCACTTGTGGAAACCATTTGAGAGTAGAATCCCTGGTACGAAAATTGATTAGAGCTGGTTACTACTGGAACGAGATGGAGAAGGATGCAAAAGGCTTCGTACAAAAATGCAATGAGTGCCAAAGAGATGCCCCTATAATTTATCAACTGGGAGAAATGATTCACCCAGTCCTATCACCGTGGCCGTTTATTAAATTGGGGATGGACATCGTTGGTCCACTTCCATGGATGCCTGGTAAAGCCAATTCATACTACTCATGACCGATTATTTCTCCAAGTGGGTGGAAGCTCAGGCGTTCGAGAAGGTTCAGGAGAAAGAGGTCATCAACTTCATCTGGGATCATATAATTTGTCGATCTAGGATGCTGGCTGAGATCGTATGTGACAACGGGAAGTAGTTCGTTGCCAACAAGGTAAGATAGTTTCTCGAAGACCATAAAATTAAAAAGATCTTATCTACACCTTACCACCCTAGTGGGAACGGGCAAGCAtagtcaacaaacaaaactatactcCAAAACTTGAAGAAGATATTGACCAATTCAAAGTGAAAGTGGAAAGAAATCTTTCCCAAAATCCTATGCACATATCAAACAACTTCAAAGTCAAGTACTCATGCGACCTCGTTCTTTTTAGTGTATGGCACAGAGGCTCTAATATTGGTCGAGGTGGGGGAACCAAGCCTAAGGATCCAGTATGCTACCGAGACATCAAATGGCAAGGCCTTGTCCACAAGTTTTGACTTATTGGACGAGAGGCGAAAGGCCGCCTTGGTCCAGTTGGCTGCCCAAAAGAAATGGATGGGGAGGTACTACAATCGCCTTATTAAGGAAAGTTACGCTGCACACCAAGAAACCCAAACAACAGAaaactaggcccaaactgggaaGGCCCGTATAGAGTCACCAGATAACCGGGAAAGGATCATATAAGCTCTAATCAGGGAACGGTGTACAACTACCAAACAACTAGAATGTGACACACTTAAAATGTTACTATTGCTAAGGTACGAACACAACTTTCTTTGAAATTTGTTATGCTTTGGACTAACTTATACAGGTGCTTGGTCGAGGGTTAATTTGACAATCTGGTCTGAAAGCACGTGttatactctttttcccttgaaacGATTTTTCTCGGAGTAGGTGTTACAGCAatgtttttaacaaggcaacaataAAACATGCTACCTTAGTTTCGAAGACTGGCCAAAGGCCAGAATTGTTGACCATCCATATTTGTCTGACAGTATTTGAGCCCTCACGAGCTCAGTCTCAAATACTAGAGGGCCATTACGCCGTAAGATAGGACCATTGGAAGGTGTTCTTATTTGATATTAAAGTCCAAGGCTTGATGATTAGGTTTCGTTGTAAGGGTCAAACAGTCATACGATCAAACGAACCGTACCAATGTTGCTCATTCTTGCCATGGCAAAAAACTTATGCGCCTTCGATTATGTACTCTACATGCAAAGTAATGAAATAAATTTTCCATCTATTTTATATCACAATGCATTTGCACCATCGATACATTCGTAGAGTTACTTAAAACTAATAGCTGATCCTAAATCCTAGAGCCTACGGGCCACCCCGAGTCAGGGACTGTTGTTCGATAACAAGATCGGACAACTCAGATAATTGAGTTTCGGAGGCACCAAGCCTATTAGGCAGGGCCAGAACATGAAAGGCTACAACCAACTCAGAACGTCTCGAAGATGTCCAAGTCCGTACTAAAAAAGTAAGGTCATTACATATGATTAAAACCTATTAAGAGGTTACACTCGGGAAAACACCATCGCGTACGATTGAAATATTCAAGTATTTTAAAGTCTTCATTTCTTATCGAGTATTTCGAAACCTAAGCAACTCAGAGGTGTTATCAAAACTAGGCCTCATTTGTGCTTCAGGGGAACAAGTACTTTAGATTATGTCCAACTTTATGCTAAGGCTTTAATGACACTCTTCAAATAAAAGATTGCAAAAAGATACTGAAAAGTAAAAAACACGGTAGAGCCGAAGGGGAAATTTTAtatattccaaaaaaatatttacaaaggcACGATAAGACGTTCTCAAGATAAACAAGAAAGAAATGTAAACGAAAAATAAGCTAAGGCATCTCCGCCTAATCTTCACAAATGCCCGACTCAGCACCGGAACCCTCAGGATCATATAGCTCTTTTGCCTCAGCCTCAAGCCTCTTTCCCTCTTCAATCTCAGCTGATAGATCAAACCCCCACGAGtgaatctcctcgagggtctccctctATGATAGCCACTTTACACACTCGGCCTTTGTTATTAAGTGGGCTCGGCTCTTTCCACATCAATTTTTTATTAGGCTAGCATCTCCTCGACCTCGGAGGAATCTATCAAGGTTGCCTCTAACTTGGACTTCAGTGAGGTATACTCCTGGCCAAGGTCGTCCCGTTCTGAGACGGCTGAATCCAGTTGTGCTCGGAGCTCAACATTTAGCCGAGACCACTTGTCGGCCTTATCCTTCGTCACCTTGATCTTTTCCTTGACCGATGCCAACTCCTCTTTGGTAGCCTCTTTTTTCGAGGCAAGAAGGTCCATCCTGCTCCTCAACGTCTCGGCCGAAGCTTTGAGCTCATTCTTCTCGTTCCGGAGCTGGTCAATCAGGTCTATCTTCTCTTGGACCTGCGAGGTTGCGTCATTAGCTACTATGCTTAAACTCTCATTATTAATCTTAAATATCCTTACCTTCTCGATCAGTTCGGCATGCTCCCATTTCACGGACGAAACCTCCGTTTGAGATTTTTCTAGCTCAGCTTGAAGAATGGGGAGATCTTTGAGGGCCCCATATTTTTGCTTGCTGAGAGCCTTGTTCATTTCCTTCTTCTGGACTTGCTCCTTGAGCTTGAACTCAAACTGGATGACTTACATCCAAGACCAATAGAAGCTTTCGTAGTGGAGCATCAAAGCCTAAAAAAACAAATCAATAAGATCATAAAGGTAAGCTGAAGTTAAATGAGCTACACGAAGGGCACAAGGAAAGGGAAACTTACCCAGATCAGTGCATGTTGTGCCTTGTTGAAAAGGCTCGAGGTGCTCACCTCATTAATCTTCGCCTGATCCTCTTTGGTCACCTAGTAGCGAAGATAGCTAGCCAT contains:
- the LOC138885397 gene encoding uncharacterized protein, producing MNKALSKQKYGALKDLPILQAELEKSQTEVSSVKWEHAELIEKVRIFKINNESLSIVANDATSQVQEKIDLIDQLRNEKNELKASAETLRSRMDLLASKKEATKEELASVKEKIKVTKDKADKWSRLNVELRAQLDSAVSERDDLGQEYTSLKSKLEATLIDSSEVEEMLA